A genomic window from Alphaproteobacteria bacterium includes:
- a CDS encoding MreB/Mrl family cell shape determining protein: MFANLLGLLSTDMGIDLGTANTLVYVKGRGIVLNEPSVVAIAETRGKKHVLAVGDEAKLMLGRTPSNIRAIRPLRDGVIADFEVAEEMIKHFIRKVHNRRSFANPQIIICVPSGSTAVERRAIQESAEAAGARLVRLIEEPMAAAIGAGLPVTEPTGSMVVDIGGGTTEVAVLSLGGIVYSKSVRVGGDKMDEAIQNYIRRYHNLFVGESSAERIKKDIGVACPPEDGEGRQMDIKGRDLTTGLPKEIIITERQIAESLAEPVSQILDAVKVALENTAPELAADIVDKGIVLTGGGALLRNLDLVIRQATGLPVSVAEDPLSCVALGTGRALEEMKILKNLLVSGY; the protein is encoded by the coding sequence ATGTTTGCCAACCTTCTGGGCCTGCTTTCCACCGATATGGGCATCGATCTCGGCACCGCGAATACGCTTGTGTATGTCAAGGGACGCGGGATCGTTTTGAACGAACCTTCGGTGGTGGCGATCGCGGAAACGCGCGGCAAGAAACATGTGCTGGCGGTGGGCGACGAAGCCAAGCTGATGCTCGGCCGCACGCCTTCCAACATCCGCGCGATCAGGCCGCTGCGCGACGGCGTGATCGCCGATTTCGAAGTGGCGGAAGAAATGATCAAGCATTTCATCCGCAAGGTTCATAACCGCCGCAGCTTCGCCAACCCGCAGATCATCATATGCGTGCCTTCGGGTTCGACCGCCGTCGAGCGCCGCGCGATTCAGGAATCGGCCGAAGCGGCGGGCGCGCGGCTTGTGCGTTTGATCGAAGAGCCGATGGCGGCCGCGATCGGCGCCGGTTTGCCGGTGACGGAGCCGACGGGTTCGATGGTCGTCGATATCGGCGGCGGCACGACCGAGGTCGCGGTGCTTTCGCTCGGCGGCATCGTGTATTCGAAAAGCGTGCGCGTCGGCGGCGACAAAATGGACGAAGCGATCCAGAATTATATCCGCCGCTATCACAACCTGTTCGTGGGCGAAAGTTCGGCCGAACGGATCAAGAAGGATATCGGTGTCGCGTGCCCGCCCGAAGACGGCGAGGGGCGGCAGATGGATATCAAGGGCCGCGATCTGACTACCGGCCTGCCCAAGGAAATCATCATCACCGAACGCCAGATCGCCGAAAGCCTGGCCGAGCCGGTGAGCCAGATCCTCGATGCCGTCAAGGTCGCGCTTGAAAACACCGCGCCCGAACTGGCGGCCGATATCGTCGATAAGGGCATCGTTTTGACCGGCGGCGGCGCGCTTTTGCGCAACCTCGATCTCGTGATCCGGCAGGCGACCGGGCTGCCCGTGAGCGTGGCGGAAGACCCGCTTTCCTGCGTCGCGCTTGGCACCGGCCGCGCGCTCGAGGAAATGAAGATCCTGAAGAACCTGCTCGTTAGCGGCTATTGA
- a CDS encoding TSUP family transporter: MPAEILTLEPLYIPLLFGIGLLGGLIEATAGGSGLVTLPALLMLGLGPVQAMATSKFQYAFGAVASIARFMRAGLVDWRACIPLMLAGLAGGAAGALALTAIDPELVATLIPFLLIAAAAWFAFSPRFDDHERKQRFSILTVALLAVPPIAFYDGFFGTGSASFYVMAFVALLGLNARRATAMTKLVDFASGGAALVVLASGGHVLWLTGLLLAAGQVFGAWFGAGLVVKHGAKWVRPVIVAVTLALSLNLLAQHHDYILGLLGLTHEGPNVRLNSR; encoded by the coding sequence ATGCCCGCAGAAATCCTCACGCTCGAGCCGCTTTACATCCCGTTGTTGTTCGGGATCGGTCTTCTCGGCGGGCTGATCGAAGCGACCGCGGGCGGCAGCGGGCTTGTCACGCTGCCGGCGCTGCTGATGCTCGGGCTCGGGCCTGTGCAGGCAATGGCGACCAGCAAGTTCCAGTATGCCTTCGGCGCCGTCGCATCCATCGCGCGCTTCATGCGCGCCGGGCTGGTCGATTGGCGCGCATGCATCCCGCTGATGCTGGCGGGGCTGGCGGGCGGTGCGGCGGGCGCACTGGCGCTAACCGCCATAGACCCCGAACTGGTGGCAACCCTGATTCCGTTCCTGCTTATCGCCGCCGCCGCATGGTTTGCCTTCAGCCCCCGTTTCGACGACCATGAACGCAAGCAGCGTTTTTCTATCTTGACCGTAGCGCTTTTGGCTGTACCGCCGATCGCCTTCTATGACGGTTTCTTCGGCACCGGCTCGGCCAGCTTTTATGTCATGGCATTCGTCGCGCTGCTCGGGCTCAATGCCCGCCGCGCGACGGCCATGACCAAGCTCGTCGATTTCGCAAGCGGCGGCGCGGCGCTTGTGGTTCTGGCTTCGGGCGGGCATGTGCTGTGGCTGACAGGGCTATTGCTTGCGGCGGGGCAGGTTTTCGGCGCGTGGTTCGGCGCAGGGCTTGTCGTGAAGCACGGCGCAAAATGGGTGCGTCCGGTGATCGTTGCCGTCACGCTCGCGCTCAGCCTCAATCTGCTGGCGCAGCACCACGATTATATTCTCGGGCTACTTGGCCTTACACATGAAGGCCCGAATGTTCGGCTCAATAGCCGCTAA